A portion of the Bacillus thuringiensis genome contains these proteins:
- the metQ gene encoding methionine ABC transporter substrate-binding lipoprotein MetQ, whose amino-acid sequence MKKILLSVVTALSVFTLAACGGKEENKLVVGASNVPHAVILEKAQPILEKKGIKLEIKKFQDYVLPNKALADKEIDANYFQHIPYLDKEIQEKGYKIVNAGKIHLEPMGIYSKKYKSLKDLPDGGTVIMSNNVAERGRMLALLQKGGVIKLKDGVDVVKATVKDVVENPKNLKFKTDVEPGLSPKLYENNEGDALFINSNYAIDAKLNPTKDAIAIEGSDSPYANIIAVRKGDEKKKEIKELVEVLHSKEIQDFINKEYKGAVLPVSE is encoded by the coding sequence ATGAAAAAGATTCTATTGTCAGTTGTTACAGCGCTGTCTGTATTTACATTAGCTGCTTGCGGAGGGAAAGAGGAGAATAAGCTTGTTGTTGGAGCTTCTAACGTGCCGCACGCTGTTATTTTAGAAAAGGCACAGCCGATATTAGAGAAAAAGGGTATTAAATTAGAAATTAAAAAATTCCAAGATTATGTGTTGCCGAATAAAGCGTTAGCGGATAAGGAAATTGATGCGAACTACTTCCAACACATTCCTTACTTAGATAAAGAAATCCAAGAAAAAGGATATAAAATTGTAAACGCAGGAAAAATCCATTTAGAGCCAATGGGCATTTATTCTAAGAAATATAAAAGCTTAAAAGACTTACCAGATGGCGGGACAGTGATTATGAGTAATAACGTAGCGGAGCGTGGCCGTATGTTAGCATTGTTACAAAAAGGCGGCGTGATTAAGCTTAAAGATGGTGTAGATGTGGTTAAGGCGACAGTAAAAGATGTAGTCGAAAATCCGAAAAACTTAAAATTTAAAACAGATGTTGAACCTGGACTTTCACCGAAGTTGTATGAAAATAATGAGGGAGATGCTTTATTCATTAATTCGAACTATGCAATTGATGCGAAGTTAAATCCAACAAAGGATGCAATTGCGATTGAAGGATCAGACTCTCCGTACGCAAATATTATTGCAGTTCGTAAAGGTGACGAGAAGAAAAAAGAAATTAAAGAATTAGTAGAAGTACTGCATTCAAAAGAAATTCAAGACTTTATTAATAAAGAATATAAAGGTGCTGTACTTCCGGTAAGTGAATAA
- the metQ gene encoding methionine ABC transporter substrate-binding lipoprotein MetQ, whose product MKKLLLTALISTSIFGLAACGGKDKDEKKLVVGASNVPHAVILEKAKPLLEKKGIELEIKKFQDYVLPNKSLADKDLDANYFQHIPYLEKEIKDKKYDFEIAGKIHLEPIGVYSQKYKSLKELPDGATIIMSNSVADHGRGLAILQKEGILKIKDGVDPVKATPKDIADNPKNLKFKTDIEPGLLPQVYNNKEGDAVLINSNYAIDAKLNPEKDAIAIEGNDSPYANIVAVRKGDKDKKEIKALVEVLHSKEIEDFINKEYKGAVVPVKE is encoded by the coding sequence ATGAAAAAATTATTACTTACGGCACTTATTTCAACTTCAATTTTTGGTTTAGCTGCTTGTGGCGGGAAAGATAAAGATGAAAAGAAACTTGTTGTTGGTGCTTCTAACGTACCTCACGCTGTTATTTTAGAAAAGGCAAAACCGTTACTTGAGAAAAAAGGAATCGAGTTAGAAATTAAAAAATTCCAAGACTACGTATTACCAAATAAATCGTTAGCGGATAAAGATTTAGATGCAAACTACTTCCAGCACATTCCGTATTTAGAAAAAGAAATTAAAGATAAAAAATATGATTTTGAAATAGCAGGAAAAATTCATTTAGAACCGATTGGTGTATATTCTCAAAAATATAAGAGCTTAAAAGAGCTTCCAGACGGTGCAACAATTATTATGAGTAATTCAGTTGCTGACCATGGACGTGGTTTAGCGATTTTACAAAAAGAAGGCATTTTAAAAATTAAAGACGGAGTAGATCCAGTTAAAGCAACTCCAAAAGATATTGCAGATAATCCGAAAAATCTAAAATTCAAAACGGATATCGAGCCTGGTTTATTGCCACAAGTGTATAACAATAAAGAAGGCGATGCTGTTTTAATTAACTCTAACTATGCAATTGATGCAAAGTTAAATCCGGAAAAAGATGCAATTGCAATTGAAGGAAATGATTCACCGTACGCAAACATAGTAGCTGTTCGTAAAGGCGATAAAGATAAGAAAGAGATTAAAGCTCTTGTGGAAGTATTACATTCTAAAGAGATTGAAGACTTCATTAATAAAGAATATAAAGGGGCAGTTGTTCCTGTAAAAGAATAA
- a CDS encoding methionine ABC transporter permease: MDKLLANVDWNQMLEATGETLYMTAIAALATFVLGLILGLLLFMTAKDNLWENKSINTVIGAFVNIFRSIPFIILIILLIPFTKILLGTILGASAALPALIIGAAPFYARMVEIALREIDKGVIEASKAMGAKTSTIILKVLIPESLPALVSGITVTTIALVGYTAMAGVVGAGGLGTLAYLEGFQRGNNDVTIVATICVLLVVFLIQWIGDSLTTRIDKR; the protein is encoded by the coding sequence ATGGATAAGTTACTCGCAAATGTTGATTGGAATCAAATGTTAGAAGCAACTGGTGAAACGTTATATATGACGGCAATCGCAGCTCTTGCGACATTTGTTTTAGGACTAATTTTAGGATTGTTACTTTTCATGACAGCAAAAGATAATTTATGGGAAAACAAATCAATTAATACGGTGATTGGAGCATTCGTAAATATATTCCGTTCTATACCGTTCATCATTTTAATTATTTTATTAATCCCATTCACAAAGATTCTTCTTGGAACAATTCTTGGAGCAAGTGCAGCGCTGCCGGCTTTAATTATTGGAGCGGCACCATTCTACGCGAGAATGGTTGAAATCGCACTTCGCGAAATTGATAAAGGTGTAATTGAAGCTTCAAAAGCAATGGGAGCAAAAACAAGCACAATTATTTTAAAAGTATTGATTCCAGAATCGTTACCAGCATTAGTATCTGGTATTACGGTTACGACAATTGCTTTAGTAGGCTATACAGCAATGGCGGGAGTTGTTGGTGCTGGTGGCCTTGGGACACTTGCTTACTTAGAAGGATTCCAGAGAGGGAATAACGATGTAACAATTGTTGCGACAATTTGTGTATTACTAGTTGTATTTTTAATTCAGTGGATTGGTGATAGTTTAACGACTCGAATAGATAAACGATAA
- a CDS encoding methionine ABC transporter ATP-binding protein: MILLENVRKIYKAKSGDVTAVDNANLKIEKGEIFGVIGYSGAGKSSLIRLFNQLEKPTSGQITIANRVISAITGSELRKARQEIGMIFQHFNLLWSRTVRENIEFPLEIAGVDKTKRRKRVDELIHLVGLEGRGDAYPSQLSGGQKQRVGIARALANNPQVLLCDEATSALDPETTDQILDLLLDINKRLGLTIVLITHEMHVIRKICNRVAVMERGKIVETGPVLDVFRNPKQDITKRFVQQLTDSEDTNETIESLIEKYPDGKVIRLQFIGEAVERPVLQRLMQRSDIEVSILQGNIAQTNNGSYGSLVVHLNGEETAIQQAIEGIHQNQVELEVIAHG, encoded by the coding sequence ATGATTCTATTAGAGAATGTAAGGAAAATATATAAGGCGAAAAGCGGTGATGTCACTGCTGTAGATAACGCCAATTTAAAAATAGAAAAAGGCGAAATATTTGGTGTTATCGGATATAGCGGCGCTGGGAAAAGTTCTTTAATCAGATTGTTTAATCAGTTAGAGAAACCGACTTCTGGCCAAATTACAATTGCGAATCGTGTTATATCAGCAATTACAGGAAGTGAACTTCGTAAGGCAAGGCAAGAAATCGGAATGATTTTTCAGCACTTTAACTTACTTTGGTCACGAACTGTACGTGAAAATATAGAGTTTCCACTTGAAATTGCAGGTGTTGATAAAACGAAGAGAAGAAAACGTGTTGATGAATTAATTCATCTTGTTGGATTAGAAGGAAGAGGAGACGCGTACCCATCTCAGCTGAGCGGGGGACAAAAACAACGCGTTGGGATTGCAAGAGCATTAGCTAACAACCCACAAGTACTTTTATGTGATGAAGCAACGTCGGCTCTTGATCCAGAAACGACAGATCAAATTTTGGATTTACTATTAGACATTAATAAGCGCCTTGGTTTAACAATTGTACTCATTACACATGAGATGCACGTAATTCGAAAGATTTGTAATCGAGTGGCGGTAATGGAGAGAGGAAAGATTGTAGAAACGGGTCCAGTACTTGATGTATTCCGTAATCCGAAGCAAGATATTACGAAACGATTTGTACAGCAGTTAACAGATTCTGAAGATACAAATGAAACGATTGAAAGTTTAATTGAAAAATATCCAGATGGAAAAGTGATTCGTTTGCAGTTTATCGGTGAGGCTGTAGAAAGACCGGTGCTTCAACGATTAATGCAACGTAGTGATATAGAAGTTAGCATTTTGCAAGGAAATATCGCACAAACGAATAACGGTTCTTACGGTAGTTTAGTTGTTCATTTAAATGGTGAGGAAACAGCGATCCAGCAAGCAATAGAAGGAATTCATCAAAATCAAGTAGAGCTGGAGGTGATTGCACATGGATAA
- a CDS encoding thioredoxin family protein, with product MIEVIDWTGAEATALIENEEKTVLYVYTPMCGTCQLAKKMLTVVEMTIEGFKIGMLDLNYAPYLAKEYGIESVPCLLVFENGTLMKKIYAFHSVEYLYTELK from the coding sequence ATGATAGAAGTGATTGATTGGACAGGAGCCGAAGCTACAGCCCTAATAGAGAACGAAGAAAAAACAGTGTTATATGTATATACTCCAATGTGTGGAACATGCCAATTAGCAAAAAAGATGTTAACAGTCGTTGAGATGACAATTGAAGGCTTCAAAATTGGGATGTTAGATTTAAATTATGCTCCATATTTAGCGAAAGAGTATGGGATTGAAAGTGTACCTTGTTTACTTGTTTTTGAAAATGGGACACTGATGAAGAAGATATATGCATTTCATTCGGTTGAATATTTATATACGGAATTAAAGTAG
- a CDS encoding toprim domain-containing protein, with translation MIYVEKVIIVEGTSDRRKIESIIREPVEIVCTNGTIGLSKMDELVDQFFDKEVYVLVDADDAGEKLRKQFRKEFPQAEHIYIDRSYREVATAPSTHLANVLWGADIDVYTEYLR, from the coding sequence ATGATTTATGTAGAAAAAGTCATTATTGTAGAAGGTACATCAGATAGAAGAAAGATTGAATCTATTATTCGTGAACCAGTGGAAATTGTTTGTACAAATGGTACAATTGGTTTGTCGAAAATGGATGAGCTCGTTGATCAGTTTTTTGATAAGGAAGTGTATGTGCTAGTGGATGCTGATGATGCTGGAGAAAAGTTAAGGAAACAATTTCGAAAAGAATTTCCGCAAGCCGAGCATATCTATATTGATCGCTCGTACCGAGAAGTGGCAACTGCGCCATCTACACACTTAGCAAATGTATTATGGGGAGCCGACATTGACGTTTATACAGAATATTTACGGTAA
- the gcvH gene encoding glycine cleavage system protein GcvH, protein MSIPNNLRYSEEHEWVKTEGNEVVIGITHFAQGELGDIVFVELPEVGATIEADEPFGSVESVKTVSELYAPVSGKVVAVNEELSDQPELVNESPYEGAWMVKVELSDASQVEKLLTAEKYAEMTNQD, encoded by the coding sequence ATGAGCATTCCAAATAATTTACGTTACTCTGAAGAACACGAATGGGTAAAAACTGAAGGTAATGAAGTTGTTATCGGTATTACTCACTTTGCACAAGGTGAGCTAGGCGATATCGTATTCGTTGAACTTCCTGAAGTAGGTGCAACAATCGAAGCTGACGAGCCATTCGGAAGCGTAGAATCTGTTAAAACAGTTTCTGAGTTATACGCACCTGTAAGCGGTAAAGTTGTAGCAGTAAACGAAGAATTAAGTGACCAACCAGAACTTGTTAACGAATCTCCATACGAGGGTGCATGGATGGTTAAAGTTGAACTTTCTGATGCAAGCCAAGTTGAGAAGTTATTAACTGCAGAAAAATATGCAGAAATGACAAACCAAGACTAA
- a CDS encoding arsenate reductase family protein, whose product MTVTFYSYPKCGTCQKAKKWFEANDVAYEMIHIVENPPSKEDLRNLHEKSELPLKKFFNTSGMRYRELGLKDKLKDASEDEMYELLASDGMLIKRPIVTDGTNVTLGFNEEQFESVWKKYQ is encoded by the coding sequence ATGACAGTAACATTTTATTCATATCCAAAGTGTGGCACATGTCAAAAGGCAAAGAAATGGTTTGAGGCAAACGATGTAGCATATGAGATGATTCATATTGTTGAAAATCCACCATCAAAAGAAGATTTACGTAATTTACATGAAAAAAGTGAATTACCATTAAAAAAATTCTTTAATACAAGTGGAATGCGTTACCGTGAACTTGGTCTAAAAGATAAGTTGAAAGATGCAAGCGAAGACGAAATGTATGAGCTTTTAGCATCTGATGGCATGTTGATCAAACGTCCAATTGTAACAGATGGAACGAATGTAACACTTGGTTTTAACGAAGAGCAGTTTGAAAGTGTGTGGAAAAAGTACCAATAA
- a CDS encoding phosphatase PAP2 family protein gives MKKFKLSSFLPLSYILLLVLVSPLYDVLNKTTVHAVDVTTVVDDWIPFVKAFIIPYLLWFPYLYGALIYYCFADRKQYYVTLSSVIFGKLACFSIYYFWQTTVPRPTVVGTDVFSELVRYIYSIDQPVNCFPSIHVLTTFVIMLAAFKRREQHAFEYYILTFFGTLIILSTLFTKQHAFVDAVSGMTLASILYFGVQLLLAKETVRVPVKQNHKM, from the coding sequence ATGAAGAAATTTAAACTTTCATCTTTTCTTCCGTTAAGTTATATACTTCTACTCGTACTCGTAAGTCCCCTTTACGATGTATTAAATAAAACAACTGTTCACGCAGTAGACGTTACAACTGTAGTAGATGATTGGATTCCATTTGTAAAAGCATTTATTATTCCTTATTTACTTTGGTTTCCATACTTATACGGCGCACTTATTTATTACTGCTTTGCTGACCGAAAGCAATATTATGTCACTTTAAGTAGTGTTATTTTTGGAAAGCTTGCTTGTTTTTCTATTTATTATTTTTGGCAAACAACTGTACCGCGTCCGACTGTCGTTGGAACAGATGTATTTTCTGAACTAGTTCGCTATATTTATAGTATCGACCAGCCAGTAAACTGTTTCCCTAGCATTCACGTTCTTACTACATTTGTAATTATGTTAGCTGCCTTTAAGCGTAGAGAACAACATGCTTTTGAATATTACATCCTTACTTTCTTCGGTACACTTATTATTTTATCAACGCTATTTACGAAGCAACATGCCTTTGTAGATGCCGTTTCTGGAATGACACTTGCAAGCATACTTTACTTCGGTGTTCAACTTTTATTAGCAAAAGAAACAGTACGTGTTCCAGTAAAACAAAATCATAAAATGTAA
- a CDS encoding PTS transporter subunit IIC, whose translation MKEYIMSRVFKASAGIAQGIFVSLGIGLLIENIGRIVDIPLLITIGVVAKSLMAPAIGAGIAFMLGANGLVIFSAMVAGAIGAGSISITEAGLIIKTGEPIGALLTATLAVYIGKRLSGKTALDMMLVPFAAILGSGLVGIWLSHNITPVLNAVGAFIKDSSAGSPFIASIVIAVVWGLLLISPASSAALAIALSLDGVAGGAALAGCVAQFIGFSVISAKENNLGGILAQALCTPKVQLPNITKNPMILVPTVVASAIVGPVSALIFQLEAGKEIAGLGLSSLIAPINLISSEGWEVVPAMVITYIVIPVAVSYILYIALKKAGRIHSGDMTVPQS comes from the coding sequence ATGAAGGAATATATAATGTCTCGTGTATTTAAAGCATCTGCTGGTATCGCACAAGGTATTTTCGTATCCCTCGGAATTGGTTTACTAATCGAAAATATAGGAAGAATTGTTGATATTCCGTTGCTTATTACAATTGGAGTTGTTGCAAAATCACTAATGGCACCAGCGATTGGTGCAGGAATTGCTTTTATGCTCGGTGCAAATGGTCTTGTAATCTTCTCGGCTATGGTGGCTGGAGCAATTGGTGCCGGATCCATTTCAATTACTGAAGCTGGTCTAATTATTAAAACAGGTGAGCCAATCGGTGCTTTATTAACAGCAACTTTAGCTGTATATATTGGTAAACGTTTAAGCGGAAAAACTGCTTTAGATATGATGCTCGTTCCATTTGCGGCCATATTAGGTTCTGGTTTAGTTGGTATTTGGTTATCTCATAATATTACTCCTGTTTTAAATGCAGTTGGAGCGTTCATTAAAGATAGCTCAGCTGGTAGCCCATTCATCGCTTCTATCGTCATTGCAGTAGTTTGGGGACTATTACTTATCTCTCCAGCTTCATCAGCTGCGTTAGCGATCGCACTTAGCTTAGACGGTGTTGCAGGTGGTGCAGCTCTTGCCGGATGCGTCGCTCAGTTTATCGGATTCTCTGTCATATCAGCGAAAGAAAACAATTTAGGTGGCATATTAGCTCAAGCTCTTTGTACTCCGAAAGTACAGTTGCCAAATATCACTAAAAATCCAATGATTCTCGTCCCAACTGTCGTCGCCAGTGCTATAGTCGGTCCGGTATCCGCATTAATTTTCCAACTGGAAGCAGGAAAAGAAATTGCAGGTCTTGGATTAAGTTCTCTTATCGCACCAATTAATTTAATTTCCAGCGAAGGATGGGAAGTTGTCCCGGCGATGGTAATTACTTATATCGTCATTCCAGTAGCTGTTTCTTATATACTTTACATTGCTCTTAAAAAAGCAGGTCGTATTCATTCTGGTGATATGACTGTACCGCAATCTTAA
- a CDS encoding L-lactate dehydrogenase produces MKRHTRKIAIIGTGLVGSSCAYSIVNQGICEELLLIDINHERAVGEAMDLSHCINFTNTRTKVYAGSYEDCKDMDIVIITAGPAPKPGQSRLDTLGASAKIMESVVGGVMASGFDGIFLLASNPVDIITYEVWKLSGLPRNRVIGTGTSLDSSRLRTILSEMLHVDPRSIHGYSLGEHGDSQMVAWSHVTVGGKPILQILEEQKERFGEIDLDEIVEKTAKAGWEIYKRKGTTYYGIGNSLAYIASSIFNDDHRVIAVSAILDGEYGEYDICTGVPAIITRDGIREIVELNLTEDEESRFAKSNDILRDYMKTIGY; encoded by the coding sequence ATGAAAAGACATACAAGAAAAATTGCAATTATCGGTACTGGATTAGTTGGATCAAGTTGTGCGTATTCCATTGTAAATCAAGGAATTTGCGAAGAACTATTATTAATTGATATAAATCATGAACGTGCAGTTGGGGAAGCAATGGATTTATCACATTGCATTAACTTTACAAATACAAGAACAAAAGTATATGCAGGAAGCTATGAAGACTGCAAAGATATGGACATTGTCATTATTACTGCAGGACCAGCACCAAAACCTGGACAAAGTCGCTTAGATACTTTAGGAGCGAGTGCGAAGATTATGGAAAGTGTTGTTGGCGGCGTAATGGCAAGTGGATTTGATGGTATTTTCTTACTCGCATCGAACCCAGTTGATATTATCACATATGAAGTATGGAAATTATCTGGATTACCTAGAAATCGCGTAATCGGTACAGGAACATCATTAGATTCTTCTCGCCTAAGAACAATTTTATCTGAAATGTTACATGTAGATCCTCGTAGTATTCATGGGTATTCATTAGGAGAACATGGTGATTCTCAAATGGTTGCTTGGTCTCATGTAACTGTTGGTGGAAAGCCAATTCTGCAAATTTTAGAAGAACAAAAAGAACGATTTGGTGAAATAGATTTAGATGAAATCGTTGAGAAGACTGCAAAAGCCGGATGGGAAATTTATAAACGTAAAGGAACTACTTATTACGGAATCGGAAATTCTCTAGCATATATTGCAAGCTCAATCTTTAATGATGATCACCGTGTCATTGCTGTATCAGCTATTTTAGATGGTGAGTACGGTGAATATGATATTTGTACAGGAGTACCAGCTATTATTACTAGAGACGGTATAAGAGAAATTGTAGAACTCAATTTAACAGAGGATGAAGAATCTCGATTCGCAAAATCAAACGATATTTTACGTGATTATATGAAAACAATTGGTTACTAA
- a CDS encoding spore coat protein, with amino-acid sequence MNEKDMVNDYLAGLNASLTSYANYISQSDNEQLHQTLIQIRNQDEMRQRNMYEYAKQKSYYKPAAPANPMIVQQLKSQLSAE; translated from the coding sequence ATGAATGAAAAAGATATGGTAAATGATTATTTAGCAGGATTAAATGCAAGTTTAACAAGTTATGCAAATTATATTTCTCAGTCTGATAATGAACAGTTACATCAAACGTTAATCCAAATTCGTAATCAAGATGAAATGCGTCAACGTAATATGTATGAGTACGCAAAGCAAAAGAGTTATTACAAACCGGCAGCACCTGCGAATCCGATGATCGTGCAGCAATTAAAAAGTCAGTTAAGTGCAGAATAA
- a CDS encoding MBL fold metallo-hydrolase produces the protein MKVISVETVHQIAFLPRLFPINCYFVEEETGLTLIDAALPFCAKKILQSARKIGKPITNIVITHAHDDHVGALDAIKQEMPDVPVYISKRDACLLEGDKALQEGERNTPIKVGVSKQIHTIPDIFLQEGDKVGSLVAIGAPGHTPGSMAFLDTRNDALIVGDAFQTRGGLAVAGQLKWLFPFPMFGTWDAEVSLTSAQKLLEYKPSLLATGHGKMIENPLIQMQRAIEEAERNLSRKSL, from the coding sequence ATGAAGGTAATAAGCGTAGAAACAGTGCATCAAATTGCATTTTTACCGCGTCTATTTCCAATTAACTGTTACTTCGTTGAAGAAGAAACAGGATTAACTTTAATTGATGCGGCCTTACCGTTTTGTGCAAAGAAGATTTTACAATCAGCTCGGAAAATAGGAAAACCGATTACGAATATCGTTATTACACATGCGCATGATGACCATGTAGGAGCGCTTGATGCGATAAAGCAAGAGATGCCCGATGTTCCAGTCTATATTTCTAAAAGAGATGCTTGTTTACTTGAAGGAGATAAGGCACTACAAGAGGGAGAACGAAATACACCAATAAAAGTGGGAGTGTCAAAACAGATACATACGATCCCAGATATTTTTCTTCAAGAGGGAGATAAAGTTGGTTCTCTTGTAGCGATTGGAGCTCCAGGTCATACACCAGGATCAATGGCATTTTTAGACACAAGAAATGATGCACTCATTGTTGGAGATGCATTTCAAACGAGAGGAGGATTAGCGGTAGCAGGACAGTTGAAGTGGCTTTTCCCGTTTCCTATGTTTGGGACTTGGGATGCAGAAGTTTCATTAACGAGTGCTCAGAAATTGCTGGAGTATAAGCCGTCTTTATTGGCGACAGGGCATGGGAAAATGATTGAAAATCCGTTAATACAAATGCAACGGGCGATTGAAGAAGCGGAAAGGAATTTAAGTAGAAAGAGCCTCTAA
- a CDS encoding acyl-CoA dehydrogenase family protein, with the protein MEKTVGNAVKGGSFLVDEITIDQVFTPEDFSSEHKMIAKTTEDFIVNEVLPELEYLEQHEFDRSVRLLKEAGELGLLGADVPEEYGGIGLDKVSSALIAEKFSRAGGFAITHGAHVGIGSLPIVLFGNEEQKKKYLPLLATGEKLAAYALTEPGSGSDALGAKTTARLNAEGTHYVLNGEKQWITNSAFADVFVVYAKIDGEHFSAFIVEKEYAGVSTSPEEKKMGIKCSSTRTLILEDALVPKENLLGEIGKGHIIAFNILNIGRYKLGVGTVGSAKRAVEISAQYANQRQQFKQPIARFPLIQEKLANMAAKTYAAESSVYRTVGLFESRMSTLSEEEVKDGKAVAASIAEYAIECSLNKVFGSEVLDYTVDEGVQIHGGYGFMAEYEIERMYRDSRINRIFEGTNEINRLIVPGTFLRKAMKGELPLLQKAQKLQEELMMMMPEEVGDEPLALQKYLVTNAKKIGLMVAGLAAQKYGKALDKEQEILVNIADIVSNLYAMESAVLRTEKAIKTTGLEKNKQKVLYTEVFCQEAFNEIEADAKETLIAVENGDMLRMMLSSLRKLTRHTPLNVIPKKREIAAKILEDERYTV; encoded by the coding sequence ATGGAAAAAACAGTAGGAAATGCGGTTAAAGGCGGTAGCTTTTTAGTTGATGAGATTACGATTGATCAAGTGTTTACGCCAGAAGATTTTTCATCTGAGCATAAAATGATTGCAAAAACGACAGAGGACTTTATCGTAAATGAAGTTCTTCCAGAGCTTGAATATTTAGAGCAACATGAATTTGATCGTTCAGTTCGTCTTTTAAAAGAAGCTGGGGAGCTTGGTTTATTAGGCGCTGACGTGCCAGAAGAGTACGGCGGAATTGGTCTTGATAAAGTAAGTTCAGCGTTAATCGCAGAGAAATTCTCTCGCGCTGGTGGTTTTGCAATCACTCACGGTGCTCACGTAGGTATCGGATCTTTACCAATCGTATTATTCGGTAACGAAGAGCAAAAGAAAAAGTATTTACCATTACTTGCAACTGGTGAAAAATTAGCTGCATACGCATTAACTGAGCCAGGTTCAGGATCTGACGCATTAGGCGCAAAAACAACTGCACGTTTAAATGCAGAAGGTACACATTATGTATTAAACGGTGAGAAACAGTGGATTACAAACTCTGCATTCGCTGACGTATTCGTTGTATATGCAAAAATTGATGGAGAGCATTTCTCAGCATTTATCGTAGAGAAAGAATACGCTGGTGTATCTACAAGCCCAGAAGAAAAGAAAATGGGGATTAAATGTTCATCAACTCGTACGTTAATTTTAGAAGATGCGTTAGTGCCGAAAGAAAACTTACTTGGTGAAATCGGTAAAGGTCATATTATCGCGTTCAACATTTTAAATATCGGTCGTTATAAATTAGGTGTTGGTACAGTTGGATCTGCGAAACGTGCAGTAGAAATTTCAGCACAATATGCAAACCAACGTCAACAGTTCAAGCAACCAATCGCTCGCTTCCCATTAATTCAAGAGAAACTTGCGAATATGGCAGCAAAAACATATGCAGCTGAAAGTTCTGTATATCGTACAGTAGGTTTATTCGAAAGCCGCATGAGCACATTATCTGAAGAAGAAGTAAAAGACGGTAAAGCAGTAGCAGCTTCTATCGCTGAATATGCAATCGAGTGCTCTTTAAACAAAGTATTCGGTTCTGAAGTATTAGACTATACAGTAGATGAAGGTGTTCAAATTCACGGTGGTTACGGATTTATGGCAGAATACGAGATTGAAAGAATGTACCGCGATTCTCGTATTAACCGTATTTTCGAAGGAACGAACGAAATTAACCGCCTAATCGTACCAGGTACGTTCTTACGTAAAGCGATGAAAGGTGAATTACCACTTCTTCAAAAAGCACAAAAATTACAAGAAGAGTTAATGATGATGATGCCAGAAGAAGTAGGCGATGAGCCATTAGCACTTCAAAAGTATTTAGTAACTAATGCGAAGAAAATCGGCTTAATGGTAGCTGGATTAGCTGCTCAAAAATACGGTAAAGCATTAGATAAAGAGCAAGAAATTCTTGTGAATATCGCTGACATCGTAAGCAACCTATACGCAATGGAGTCAGCTGTTCTTCGTACAGAAAAAGCAATCAAAACAACTGGTCTTGAAAAGAATAAACAAAAAGTGTTATACACTGAAGTATTCTGCCAAGAAGCATTTAACGAAATCGAAGCAGATGCGAAAGAAACACTTATCGCAGTTGAAAATGGCGACATGCTGCGCATGATGTTATCATCATTACGTAAATTAACTCGCCACACACCACTTAATGTAATTCCGAAGAAACGTGAAATCGCTGCGAAAATTTTAGAAGATGAGCGTTACACAGTTTAA